The following are encoded together in the Desulfococcus multivorans genome:
- a CDS encoding ABC1 kinase family protein: MDIDIDIQRYRRVRAFFLKVVIQALWWDVLINRPLLRRFRPEPIGRWRQIAREFRALAVEMGGVLIKLGQFLSIRVDILPMEITRELSDLQDEVPPESFDRIKARIALDFGRPADEVFAWISPVPVGAASLAQVHAVRLDTGERAVSKVLRPGIEERVAADLAAVKAALAWLKWYEPIRRRIDPDWLYREFSAVTRKELDFSNEGQNAERLAEDTADDPGVYIPKIYWSHSAGGTLTLEDVGFIKIGDVDALRRVGIDPARVADRLYALYMRQVFETHFVHVDPHPGNLFVRPLPLPEEFERGVTAFAPGDSVPCGPNRPFQIVFVDFGMMIFIPERLQSALRDYAVGLGTRDARRIVASYLKAGTLLPHADLQRLEAVHEALLDRFWGVQAGRLHEAAIREARYFAREYSDVILNAPFQFQADMLFVIRAVGILSGMAAHLDPEFDVWSKTIPYARRYAASAMERSFLSLPENTVALLRALCRLPRKADAMMDRIHQGRLVVRMTPDQDGRRVLTDIGRSVDRLANHVLAAGLLVSGAVLFGIAGGVFFGKIFMITGGFVLLLSLRNR; encoded by the coding sequence GTGGACATTGACATCGATATTCAGCGTTATCGCAGGGTCAGAGCTTTTTTTCTGAAGGTGGTGATTCAGGCCCTATGGTGGGATGTTCTCATCAACCGTCCCCTCCTCAGACGGTTCCGCCCGGAACCGATTGGCCGATGGCGGCAAATCGCCCGGGAGTTTCGCGCCCTGGCGGTGGAAATGGGCGGGGTTCTGATCAAGTTGGGCCAATTCTTGAGCATTCGTGTGGATATCCTTCCGATGGAGATCACCAGGGAGTTGTCCGATCTTCAGGATGAGGTGCCGCCCGAATCCTTCGATCGGATCAAAGCCCGTATCGCTTTGGATTTCGGCCGGCCGGCCGATGAGGTTTTCGCATGGATTTCCCCGGTTCCGGTCGGTGCCGCTTCCCTGGCCCAGGTCCACGCGGTGCGCCTCGACACCGGAGAACGGGCCGTCTCCAAGGTGTTGAGACCGGGAATCGAGGAGCGGGTGGCGGCGGATCTTGCCGCCGTCAAAGCAGCGCTCGCCTGGTTGAAATGGTACGAACCCATCCGGCGACGGATCGATCCGGACTGGCTCTATCGGGAGTTCAGCGCCGTGACGCGGAAGGAACTCGATTTTTCCAACGAAGGACAAAACGCCGAGCGCCTGGCTGAGGATACCGCCGATGATCCCGGGGTCTATATCCCCAAAATCTACTGGTCCCATTCGGCCGGCGGCACGTTGACGCTGGAGGACGTCGGCTTCATCAAGATCGGCGACGTCGATGCCCTCCGCCGGGTGGGGATCGATCCGGCACGCGTGGCGGACCGCCTTTACGCGCTCTATATGCGGCAGGTCTTTGAAACCCATTTCGTTCATGTCGACCCGCATCCCGGAAACCTGTTTGTACGCCCGTTGCCGCTCCCGGAGGAATTCGAAAGGGGCGTGACGGCTTTTGCGCCGGGAGATTCAGTGCCCTGCGGACCGAACCGCCCATTTCAGATCGTTTTCGTCGATTTCGGTATGATGATTTTCATCCCGGAGCGGCTTCAATCCGCCCTGCGAGACTATGCCGTGGGTCTCGGGACCCGAGACGCTCGCCGGATCGTCGCATCGTATCTCAAGGCCGGCACACTTCTGCCCCATGCGGATCTGCAGCGGCTGGAGGCGGTCCACGAAGCCCTGCTCGACCGGTTCTGGGGCGTTCAGGCCGGGCGGCTCCATGAAGCAGCCATCAGGGAGGCCCGATACTTCGCGCGGGAATACAGCGACGTCATTCTCAACGCCCCGTTTCAATTCCAGGCGGATATGCTCTTCGTCATCCGTGCCGTCGGCATCCTGTCCGGGATGGCCGCCCATTTGGACCCCGAATTCGACGTCTGGTCCAAAACCATTCCTTACGCCCGACGCTACGCCGCATCAGCCATGGAAAGGTCCTTCCTCTCCCTGCCCGAAAACACGGTCGCACTCCTCCGAGCGTTGTGCCGGCTGCCCCGTAAGGCGGATGCCATGATGGACCGAATTCATCAGGGCCGGCTGGTGGTGCGGATGACCCCTGATCAGGATGGGCGTCGTGTCCTGACCGATATCGGTCGGTCGGTGGATCGGCTGGCGAACCATGTCCTCGCGGCCGGTCTTCTGGTTTCCGGAGCCGTCCTATTCGGGATCGCGGGTGGGGTATTTTTCGGAAAAATTTTCATGATCACGGGGGGTTTCGTCCTTCTGCTCTCCTTGCGCAACCGGTAA
- a CDS encoding aminotransferase class V-fold PLP-dependent enzyme, with amino-acid sequence MNWRHVYDNYPINREKIWLNNCGITPAGTYVIEAMTRFLNDFAQHGAHAAAADYGRVLRRIKAVLSTLLGCAPEELCLLHNTAEGMNVISRGLRFDPGDEIILLENEYPSNVYPWRHWGDKGVKLLTAPAAPTPDAFFEALLAMVTSRTRLITLSAVHWCTGMRLPLARIGELCRDRDIRFVVDGAQGVGMQPMDVRRMNIDFMAFSAWKWLMGPLGLGVLYIAEKRLTELDPVFVGTSSVVMDEVYLPYKSDFKPTADRFTFSTPSIGDWVYFLAALTYLEQIGFDKVRDRIFELAEYLKQRLRNIGFQVLSDRFPDHPTGIVVCEKPGVQSGPMVQRLAEQKVVAAERLGRIRFSPHIYLSEYQIDAAARSLSQACMGQMYAQSVRR; translated from the coding sequence ATGAACTGGCGGCATGTCTACGATAATTACCCGATCAACCGTGAAAAGATATGGCTCAACAACTGCGGCATCACGCCTGCGGGAACCTACGTCATCGAGGCAATGACGCGCTTCCTGAACGATTTCGCCCAACACGGCGCCCACGCCGCCGCGGCCGACTATGGACGCGTTCTGCGTCGAATCAAGGCCGTGCTTTCCACCCTTCTGGGATGCGCACCCGAGGAACTCTGCCTGCTCCACAACACGGCGGAGGGGATGAACGTGATCTCCCGCGGGCTGCGTTTTGATCCGGGCGACGAGATTATTCTGCTTGAAAACGAGTACCCCAGCAACGTCTATCCCTGGCGCCACTGGGGTGATAAAGGGGTAAAACTCTTGACGGCCCCCGCGGCCCCCACCCCCGACGCCTTCTTCGAAGCACTGCTGGCCATGGTGACGTCGCGGACGCGTCTGATCACCCTTTCAGCGGTTCACTGGTGCACCGGCATGCGGCTGCCCCTGGCCCGCATCGGCGAACTTTGCCGTGATCGGGATATCCGCTTTGTGGTGGACGGTGCCCAGGGTGTCGGTATGCAGCCCATGGACGTTCGACGCATGAACATCGATTTCATGGCGTTTTCCGCCTGGAAATGGCTGATGGGCCCACTGGGATTGGGCGTCCTGTACATTGCCGAAAAACGGCTGACGGAGCTGGATCCGGTCTTTGTGGGCACCTCCTCGGTGGTCATGGACGAGGTGTATCTTCCGTACAAAAGCGATTTTAAACCCACCGCGGACCGCTTCACGTTTTCGACCCCCAGTATCGGCGACTGGGTCTATTTCCTGGCCGCCTTGACCTACCTGGAGCAGATCGGCTTCGACAAGGTCCGCGATCGGATTTTCGAGTTGGCCGAATATCTGAAGCAGCGGCTTCGGAATATCGGCTTCCAGGTGCTCTCGGATCGGTTTCCGGATCACCCCACCGGCATCGTGGTCTGTGAAAAACCCGGCGTTCAGTCCGGTCCCATGGTCCAGCGTCTGGCTGAACAGAAGGTGGTCGCTGCCGAACGTCTGGGACGGATCCGTTTCTCCCCCCATATCTATCTGTCCGAGTACCAGATCGATGCAGCGGCGCGATCCCTCTCCCAGGCCTGCATGGGGCAGATGTACGCCCAGTCCGTGAGACGATAG